A portion of the Roseovarius sp. SCSIO 43702 genome contains these proteins:
- a CDS encoding very short patch repair endonuclease yields the protein MTDIVDQQTRSRMMSGIRGKDTKPELALRRALHARGFRFRLHSKTVHGRPDLVLPKYGAVVFVHGCFWHRHEGCRYTTTPSTRQAFWQAKFTANVARDAAVRGKLLNDGWRVATVWECALRKPDQIVASLDSLSAWLRSEKDDIEIGARDA from the coding sequence GTGACAGATATTGTGGATCAGCAGACCCGCTCCCGAATGATGTCTGGGATCCGGGGGAAGGACACGAAGCCCGAGCTAGCGCTGAGACGGGCGTTGCACGCGCGCGGTTTCCGATTCCGGCTCCATTCGAAGACGGTCCACGGTCGACCGGACCTCGTTCTGCCGAAGTATGGCGCCGTCGTCTTCGTACATGGTTGTTTCTGGCATCGTCACGAGGGGTGCCGCTACACCACCACACCATCGACCCGCCAGGCGTTCTGGCAGGCCAAGTTCACCGCGAATGTCGCTCGGGACGCAGCGGTTCGCGGGAAGCTTCTGAACGACGGCTGGCGCGTTGCAACCGTGTGGGAGTGCGCGCTTCGGAAACCGGATCAAATTGTCGCGTCGTTAGACAGCCTGTCGGCATGGCTGCGATCCGAGAAAGACGACATCGAAATCGGCGCCAGAGACGCGTAG
- a CDS encoding DNA cytosine methyltransferase, with protein MRVVDLFCGTGGFSLGAQQAGFQVAASVDVDQVLTSSYKHNFPNGRLLLADIASLSGSDLKSFAGQRIDGIIGGPPCQGFSSIGKRDAADPRSRLVEHFFRIVAEVRPSFFVMENVVGLTQGNAASVLEAGIGRLPDSYDIVGPQILHSADFGLPTSRRRCFVIGFLREHCDPPLQGICKCSQSVTVRDAIQDLMSIRPLGLDNEGFDTFEIVDDSPPSAYAADLRAEGNLSTGNLRTAHSPKVQTRFAGIEPGRTDPVGRHQRLSWDGLCPTLRAGTGSDRGSYQSVRPLHPEQPRVITVREAARLQGFPDRHRFHRTIWHSFRMIGNSVPPPMAAAVLRSIGQATFNQGSSSVAAE; from the coding sequence ATGAGGGTTGTCGACTTGTTCTGTGGAACGGGAGGCTTCTCGCTTGGTGCTCAGCAAGCTGGATTCCAAGTTGCGGCATCAGTTGATGTCGATCAGGTTCTCACATCCTCATACAAACACAACTTTCCAAACGGGCGCCTGTTGCTCGCGGACATAGCCTCTTTGTCGGGCAGTGATCTGAAGTCTTTCGCTGGCCAACGTATTGATGGGATAATAGGAGGGCCGCCCTGCCAAGGCTTCAGTTCGATCGGTAAGCGCGATGCTGCTGACCCACGAAGTCGGCTTGTGGAGCACTTTTTCCGCATAGTCGCAGAGGTGCGACCTTCCTTTTTTGTGATGGAAAACGTGGTCGGCCTAACGCAGGGCAATGCCGCCAGCGTTCTAGAAGCCGGAATAGGTAGGCTGCCAGACTCCTACGATATTGTGGGCCCGCAAATCCTCCACTCGGCAGATTTCGGCCTGCCAACGAGCCGGCGTCGTTGCTTTGTAATTGGATTCTTGAGGGAACATTGCGACCCTCCGTTACAGGGCATCTGCAAGTGTTCCCAAAGCGTGACCGTCCGGGATGCGATTCAAGATCTCATGTCCATCCGTCCTCTTGGCTTAGACAATGAGGGCTTCGACACTTTCGAGATTGTTGATGATTCCCCTCCAAGTGCCTACGCGGCAGATCTTCGCGCAGAAGGCAACCTTTCAACAGGAAATCTACGAACTGCACATTCACCTAAAGTTCAAACGCGCTTCGCCGGAATTGAACCAGGAAGAACGGACCCCGTAGGCAGGCACCAGAGACTGAGTTGGGATGGATTGTGCCCAACTCTCCGCGCAGGCACTGGGTCAGATCGTGGATCCTATCAGTCTGTGCGGCCACTCCACCCTGAACAGCCCAGAGTAATTACTGTGAGAGAAGCTGCGAGACTCCAAGGCTTCCCTGACCGGCACCGTTTCCATCGTACGATCTGGCATAGTTTCAGAATGATTGGAAACAGCGTGCCGCCCCCGATGGCTGCCGCGGTACTCCGCTCAATTGGCCAGGCGACATTTAACCAGGGAAGCTCAAGCGTGGCCGCAGAATAA
- a CDS encoding DUF2793 domain-containing protein, translating to MSDATTHLLLPYILAAQAQKHVTHNEALRILDGLVQLSVIDRNLTAPPPSPADGDRYIVASGATGDWAGWDLNVALWTDGVWLRLPPRTGWRVWVEDEGLLLVYDGTGWVGTTPDTLQNLALLGLGTTADASNPFSAKLNAALWTAKTVAEGGTGDLFYTMNKEAAGDDLGLTLQTGFVTKALVGLFGSDRFRLAVSADGSAFFDGLSVDNTTGIVDQPRLPRFKAYTNYDNYVGVGTWTKIGLNNTNYNDQGAFDAANNHFVAPADGTYLLGATLMYKVNASTSARMSGRLALNGTTEIRGSRGEISGAHFSESTALWLQTMIALTAGDTVELQGNFRAADGYFAADQTSFWGCKVG from the coding sequence ATGTCCGACGCCACGACCCATCTCCTGTTGCCCTACATCCTCGCGGCACAGGCCCAGAAGCATGTCACCCACAACGAGGCGCTGCGGATCCTCGACGGGCTCGTCCAGCTCTCGGTTATCGACCGCAACCTGACCGCGCCGCCTCCCAGCCCCGCCGATGGCGACCGCTACATCGTCGCCTCGGGTGCGACGGGCGACTGGGCGGGCTGGGATCTGAACGTCGCGCTCTGGACCGACGGGGTGTGGCTGCGCCTTCCGCCGCGCACCGGCTGGCGTGTGTGGGTCGAGGACGAGGGGCTGCTGCTGGTCTACGACGGCACGGGCTGGGTCGGGACAACCCCGGACACGCTGCAGAACCTCGCGCTGCTTGGGCTGGGCACGACGGCGGATGCGTCGAACCCGTTCTCGGCCAAGCTCAATGCCGCGCTCTGGACCGCGAAGACCGTCGCCGAGGGCGGCACCGGTGACCTTTTCTACACCATGAACAAGGAGGCGGCAGGCGACGATCTCGGGCTGACGCTGCAAACCGGCTTCGTGACCAAGGCCCTCGTCGGCCTCTTCGGGTCGGACCGCTTCCGGCTCGCGGTCTCCGCCGACGGCAGCGCCTTCTTCGACGGGCTCAGCGTCGACAACACCACTGGCATCGTCGACCAGCCCCGGCTGCCGCGGTTCAAGGCGTACACGAACTACGACAACTATGTCGGCGTCGGGACCTGGACGAAGATCGGCCTCAACAACACTAACTACAATGACCAAGGGGCCTTCGACGCTGCGAACAACCACTTCGTGGCGCCCGCAGACGGCACATACCTCTTAGGCGCGACGCTGATGTACAAGGTCAACGCTAGCACGTCGGCGCGGATGAGCGGGCGGCTCGCTTTGAACGGCACGACCGAGATCCGCGGTTCGCGCGGCGAGATAAGCGGCGCGCATTTCTCCGAGTCCACGGCGCTCTGGCTACAAACGATGATCGCGCTCACCGCCGGCGATACAGTCGAGCTGCAGGGTAACTTCCGCGCCGCGGATGGCTATTTCGCAGCCGATCAGACCTCGTTCTGGGGCTGCAAGGTCGGTTGA
- a CDS encoding very short patch repair endonuclease encodes MDRISPERRSALMANVRSKNTGPEMIVRSIAHKLGLRFRLHRRDLPGTPDLVFPKYRLVLFVHGCFWHRHIGCKKATMPKSRTDYWAKKFSQNTERDRRNRAKLEANGWRVETIWECQTKDSQTISDILREITNGPRGVRT; translated from the coding sequence ATGGACCGCATCTCACCTGAACGTCGATCTGCCCTCATGGCTAATGTTCGAAGCAAAAACACTGGCCCCGAGATGATTGTCCGAAGCATCGCACATAAGTTGGGCCTTCGGTTTCGACTTCACCGGAGGGATCTGCCAGGGACGCCGGACCTTGTATTTCCAAAATATAGACTAGTCCTTTTCGTCCATGGATGCTTTTGGCATCGGCACATTGGATGCAAAAAAGCAACCATGCCGAAATCGCGAACCGACTATTGGGCAAAAAAGTTCTCTCAAAACACTGAACGTGATCGAAGAAACCGGGCTAAGCTTGAGGCAAACGGTTGGCGCGTTGAAACAATATGGGAGTGTCAGACGAAGGATTCCCAAACCATATCCGACATCCTTCGTGAAATAACTAATGGACCAAGGGGAGTTCGCACATGA
- a CDS encoding DNA cytosine methyltransferase, whose product MPSTFGIVDLFAGPGGLGEGFASLVEESHAPFRIGISVEKEASAQRTLTLRAFLREYRSRHGSLPQQFIDFHAGQTSEPDWAEVDASAWRLATEEARGLELGTEAAATAIDAAIEKLKSGYDDTILIGGPPCQAYSLVGRARSRGKVGYVPEEDERHYLFREYIRVLDRLRPAAFVMENVKGMLSSTVESRLVFEMLMEDLTSLGSGHGHQYELRAIRVEGGQVNLREAVRPSDFVVRAEEFGVPQRRHRVILVGIRSDLAGKAAGASMAVSERTRTVSDAIGTMPCLRSGISRGADSAADWRQEVVEAARLLARIYPEKESEALRKAFSSVARRMAKEAPVSRKDTRLSDGYGSSNDELLNWLERPDLRAIAQHETRGHMASDLGRYLFASVFGAVRGYSPKAADFPLVLSPDHRNWHSGVFNDRFRVQLADEASTTVTSHISKDGHYFIHPDPLQCRSLTVREAARLQTFPDDYLFMGNRTQQYVQVGNAVPPFLARQIAGLVLSALA is encoded by the coding sequence TTGCCTTCGACTTTCGGCATCGTCGATCTGTTTGCCGGCCCCGGCGGACTTGGCGAGGGGTTTGCATCCCTTGTCGAGGAGAGCCACGCGCCGTTCAGGATCGGAATTTCGGTCGAAAAGGAGGCTTCGGCGCAGCGCACTCTGACGCTGCGCGCGTTTCTGCGCGAGTACCGGTCGCGTCATGGCAGCTTGCCGCAGCAGTTCATCGATTTCCATGCGGGTCAAACTTCTGAACCGGACTGGGCGGAAGTCGACGCGTCTGCTTGGCGGTTGGCCACCGAGGAGGCCCGCGGTCTCGAACTTGGCACCGAGGCCGCAGCAACGGCGATCGATGCCGCCATCGAAAAACTGAAGTCGGGGTACGACGACACGATCCTGATCGGCGGCCCGCCGTGTCAGGCCTACTCCCTCGTGGGTCGGGCTCGCTCGAGGGGCAAGGTCGGGTATGTGCCTGAGGAAGATGAACGGCACTACCTGTTTCGCGAGTACATCAGGGTGCTCGACAGGCTTCGGCCGGCAGCCTTCGTGATGGAGAACGTCAAGGGCATGTTGTCCTCGACGGTCGAGAGCAGGCTCGTGTTCGAGATGCTGATGGAGGACCTCACCTCCTTGGGGAGTGGTCATGGCCATCAATACGAACTCCGTGCCATTCGGGTTGAAGGCGGGCAGGTCAACCTGAGGGAGGCGGTGCGACCTTCGGACTTCGTCGTGCGCGCCGAAGAGTTCGGGGTTCCGCAGCGGCGTCACCGGGTGATCCTCGTCGGGATCAGGTCTGATCTGGCTGGCAAGGCGGCGGGCGCCAGCATGGCCGTTTCCGAGCGGACGCGGACGGTCAGTGACGCTATTGGCACGATGCCGTGCTTGCGCAGTGGCATCAGTCGAGGGGCGGATAGCGCGGCAGACTGGCGGCAGGAGGTTGTCGAAGCCGCGAGACTGCTGGCGCGCATTTACCCCGAGAAGGAGAGCGAAGCGCTCCGGAAGGCATTCTCTTCCGTTGCAAGGCGCATGGCGAAGGAAGCCCCGGTCAGTCGGAAGGACACGCGACTTTCTGACGGCTACGGGAGTTCAAACGATGAACTGCTGAACTGGCTAGAGCGTCCGGACCTTCGCGCAATCGCCCAGCACGAGACGCGGGGACACATGGCGTCTGATCTTGGCCGCTACCTGTTCGCCTCCGTGTTCGGGGCTGTCCGCGGCTATAGCCCAAAGGCCGCCGATTTTCCTCTCGTGTTAAGCCCGGATCATCGCAACTGGCACAGCGGGGTGTTCAATGACCGGTTCCGGGTCCAGCTGGCCGATGAGGCCTCAACCACTGTCACGAGCCACATTTCGAAGGATGGTCATTACTTCATCCATCCCGATCCTCTGCAGTGCCGCAGCCTGACGGTGCGCGAAGCTGCGCGACTTCAGACATTCCCCGACGACTACCTGTTCATGGGCAACCGGACCCAGCAGTACGTCCAGGTCGGGAACGCCGTGCCGCCGTTTCTGGCACGCCAGATTGCAGGGCTGGTCCTGAGCGCGCTGGCTTGA
- a CDS encoding nuclease-related domain-containing DEAD/DEAH box helicase — protein MAVLWPKKLPRSVLDDPRRKAEVRVYDRLAEVLDDSFHVFYSSPWLGTDRLGNEKDGECDFLIAHPEHGILAIEVKGGREISFDPRDGQWRSTDHGRFVHKIKDPVAQARSAKHEILKRLNDSPRWRSRFVHAAHGVIFPSAGAPPGNLGADRPTRIFCCSRQFHAGLDAWISERLKAGQRPDNCEPLGRDGIAALERLLAHPFTLSFRIGAALAEADTEFRVLEPSQYQILDMIADIPRALVRGGAGTGKTVVAIEEALRSAEAGRKTLLTCHSRPLARNLERKLKNVENLTVAGFHALCGRISRQTGISAPSGISERELYESALPNALYRAMEAQPALRWDTVIVDEGQDFRDDWWIALDACLLPDGRIRVFMDSNQRVYESAGDGARDLSVVPVRLSRNLRNTKNIHKAASVHYSGPDIVADGPDGLEVSWVSAESPDAKVEAAYRELRRLVLNEEVAPGDIAVLVNGPAARASFLERSSGTSIPLTDAEIMALEDVVVDTVRRFKGLERPAIVLIVSGDEMDRRELAYVAFSRARAYLCVVSSPTEAKWLSEGLPDA, from the coding sequence ATGGCAGTGCTCTGGCCCAAAAAACTTCCTCGTTCGGTCCTCGACGATCCGAGGCGAAAGGCAGAGGTTCGCGTCTACGATCGCCTCGCCGAGGTGCTCGACGACAGCTTCCATGTCTTCTACTCGAGCCCTTGGCTGGGCACCGACAGGCTCGGAAACGAGAAGGATGGCGAATGCGATTTTCTGATCGCACATCCCGAGCACGGCATCCTCGCAATCGAGGTGAAAGGCGGCAGGGAAATCTCGTTTGACCCGAGAGACGGCCAATGGCGCAGCACGGATCACGGCAGGTTCGTCCACAAGATCAAGGATCCTGTTGCACAAGCGCGCAGCGCGAAACATGAGATCCTGAAACGGCTGAATGATTCACCGAGGTGGCGAAGCCGCTTTGTTCATGCTGCTCACGGGGTGATCTTCCCAAGCGCCGGCGCGCCTCCCGGCAATCTTGGCGCGGATCGGCCGACCCGGATCTTCTGCTGTTCACGGCAGTTTCACGCTGGGCTTGACGCATGGATTTCCGAGCGTCTCAAGGCTGGCCAGCGCCCCGACAACTGCGAGCCGCTCGGGCGTGATGGCATTGCTGCGCTGGAACGCCTTCTCGCGCATCCTTTTACGCTGAGCTTCCGGATTGGGGCCGCGCTGGCTGAAGCCGATACGGAGTTTCGCGTCCTTGAGCCGTCCCAGTACCAGATCCTCGACATGATCGCCGATATCCCGCGAGCACTTGTTCGGGGTGGTGCAGGTACTGGTAAAACGGTTGTAGCGATCGAGGAAGCGCTCAGATCCGCGGAGGCCGGGCGAAAGACCCTCCTGACCTGTCACAGTCGTCCGCTGGCAAGGAATCTCGAACGAAAGCTGAAGAACGTCGAGAACCTCACCGTTGCCGGATTTCATGCACTGTGCGGGCGGATCTCACGGCAGACAGGCATCTCGGCGCCTTCCGGGATCAGCGAAAGGGAACTCTACGAGAGCGCGCTTCCGAATGCTCTCTATCGCGCGATGGAGGCTCAGCCTGCACTCCGATGGGACACCGTCATCGTCGACGAAGGTCAGGATTTCCGCGACGACTGGTGGATCGCACTGGATGCATGCCTTTTGCCCGATGGACGTATCCGCGTATTCATGGACAGCAATCAACGGGTCTACGAGAGTGCTGGCGATGGCGCTCGCGATCTAAGCGTGGTTCCGGTTCGCCTTTCCCGAAACCTTAGGAATACGAAGAACATCCATAAGGCTGCATCGGTGCACTATTCGGGACCAGACATTGTCGCGGACGGGCCCGATGGCCTGGAAGTGTCGTGGGTCAGCGCAGAGAGTCCGGACGCGAAGGTCGAGGCGGCGTACCGGGAGCTTCGAAGGCTCGTTCTCAACGAGGAAGTAGCCCCCGGTGACATAGCTGTGCTCGTCAACGGCCCTGCCGCCCGGGCGAGCTTCCTCGAGAGAAGCAGCGGGACCAGCATTCCGCTTACCGATGCCGAGATCATGGCACTCGAGGACGTGGTCGTGGACACCGTGCGCCGATTCAAGGGGCTCGAACGACCTGCAATAGTGCTGATCGTCAGCGGCGACGAGATGGACCGACGCGAACTTGCCTATGTCGCTTTCTCGAGGGCGCGGGCATATCTGTGCGTCGTGTCATCGCCAACGGAGGCGAAGTGGTTGTCGGAGGGATTGCCGGATGCTTGA
- the drmB gene encoding DrmB family protein, with product MKNELQELRRSAVVSTFGPGSVVDFRAGGGAVSGIAAGLEEWDQSFPPAGLAHPQVIRETRLQKKLRVKGFRTPPVTLERGKDDDPDTRRLVAVRFPKWLQCPSCDVIKPERRWKNDPGKAYRYCPTCTEKAHGDSKVFVIPVRFVMACKHGHVDEFPWDWWVGHKPECSVAKRENTDRHPGLVLRSERPGLAGLILSCSKCGARRSMDGVFSKKTWERGPKCRGHRPWLADGNENCGKEQYAVQRGASNLYFAVTESALSIPPWSDRLQEVLGDWWSSLTNLDDLSKLEEYIDFLAKGDLESVLKELEMSPAELAEAIRARLTSYGQLRTDDLRPAEYRQFVTEPGRSRTPDIDFETRREAVAAEIAPWIARVVRAVRLREVRAIKGFTRINPPGDPDSPEVARLSKEPLEWLPAIEVRGEGIFLALNEERLSSWENRPDVVARVSECETRHQADWKERYGEDAKPPQAITPRYMLCHTLAHALMRQLTLECGYSSASLQERIYAGTGEEQMAGLLIYTATPDSDGTLGGLERQGKAGRIAGILQRAIDAIEWCSSDPLCITDMMGAEKSYSHSVCHACCFVPETSCEAFNSFLDRALLTGDGTGSGLGYFEEMLRRS from the coding sequence ATGAAGAATGAGTTGCAGGAGCTGCGGCGAAGCGCAGTCGTTTCTACCTTTGGTCCCGGTTCCGTCGTGGACTTCAGAGCAGGTGGAGGAGCCGTCTCTGGCATCGCTGCAGGGCTCGAGGAATGGGATCAGTCCTTCCCTCCGGCGGGACTGGCGCACCCGCAGGTCATCCGCGAGACGCGCCTCCAGAAAAAGCTCCGCGTCAAGGGATTCAGAACGCCCCCTGTGACGCTGGAGCGGGGAAAGGATGACGATCCGGATACCCGGCGTCTGGTTGCCGTGCGCTTCCCGAAATGGCTGCAATGCCCCAGCTGCGATGTCATAAAGCCGGAGCGCCGATGGAAGAACGACCCGGGAAAGGCCTACCGTTACTGCCCGACGTGCACCGAAAAGGCCCATGGCGACAGCAAGGTCTTTGTCATTCCTGTTCGCTTCGTCATGGCATGCAAGCATGGGCATGTTGACGAGTTTCCGTGGGACTGGTGGGTCGGACACAAGCCGGAGTGCTCAGTCGCTAAACGGGAAAACACGGATCGCCATCCGGGGCTTGTCCTGCGGTCAGAGAGACCAGGCCTCGCCGGTCTGATCCTCAGCTGCTCGAAGTGCGGCGCACGCCGATCTATGGATGGCGTTTTTTCCAAGAAGACGTGGGAACGCGGCCCCAAATGCCGCGGCCATCGACCATGGCTGGCCGATGGCAATGAGAACTGCGGCAAGGAGCAGTACGCCGTTCAACGAGGAGCGTCGAACCTGTATTTCGCCGTGACGGAGTCAGCGCTGAGCATTCCACCTTGGTCAGACCGCCTTCAGGAGGTGCTTGGTGACTGGTGGAGTTCTCTGACGAACCTCGACGACCTGTCGAAGCTCGAGGAATACATCGACTTCCTTGCGAAGGGCGACCTTGAGAGCGTTCTAAAGGAACTCGAAATGTCCCCTGCCGAACTGGCGGAAGCGATCCGTGCCCGCCTGACGTCTTACGGACAGCTGCGGACCGATGATCTGAGACCAGCAGAGTATCGACAGTTCGTCACGGAACCCGGTCGCAGTCGAACCCCCGACATCGACTTCGAGACACGCCGGGAGGCGGTCGCCGCGGAAATCGCCCCGTGGATTGCAAGGGTCGTGAGGGCTGTCCGGCTAAGAGAGGTGCGAGCCATCAAGGGATTCACCCGCATCAACCCACCAGGCGATCCAGACTCGCCAGAGGTGGCTCGTCTCTCCAAGGAGCCGCTTGAATGGCTACCAGCCATCGAGGTTCGCGGCGAGGGCATCTTTCTCGCTCTGAACGAGGAGCGCCTGTCAAGCTGGGAAAACCGACCAGACGTCGTGGCGCGCGTTTCCGAGTGCGAGACGCGGCATCAGGCCGACTGGAAGGAACGGTACGGAGAAGACGCCAAGCCACCTCAGGCGATCACCCCGCGATACATGCTCTGCCACACCCTCGCGCACGCTCTCATGCGTCAGCTTACCCTCGAATGCGGCTACTCCTCGGCATCTCTCCAGGAGAGGATCTATGCCGGTACTGGCGAGGAGCAGATGGCGGGACTTCTCATCTATACCGCGACCCCGGACTCGGATGGGACGCTCGGTGGGCTTGAACGTCAGGGGAAGGCGGGGCGCATTGCAGGCATCCTCCAACGTGCAATCGATGCGATCGAATGGTGCTCTTCGGACCCGCTCTGCATCACCGACATGATGGGAGCCGAGAAAAGCTACTCCCATTCGGTGTGCCACGCCTGCTGTTTTGTCCCGGAGACGTCGTGTGAAGCGTTCAACAGCTTCCTCGACCGTGCGCTCCTCACCGGCGACGGGACGGGCTCGGGTCTCGGCTACTTTGAAGAGATGCTTCGGAGAAGCTGA
- a CDS encoding MerR family transcriptional regulator, whose product MPRSVAGEKVFSIGEVAAQVGVSKATLHRWLRDGRVSEPRRDRNGWRIFSVRDVEEIRSCADRTSTGMT is encoded by the coding sequence ATGCCGAGAAGCGTTGCAGGCGAGAAGGTTTTCTCGATCGGCGAAGTTGCGGCGCAAGTTGGCGTTTCGAAGGCGACGCTGCACAGGTGGCTTCGCGATGGCAGAGTGTCCGAACCGCGACGGGACAGAAATGGTTGGCGCATCTTCTCGGTGCGAGATGTTGAGGAAATTCGTTCATGCGCCGACAGAACCAGCACCGGAATGACCTGA